A single genomic interval of Pieris rapae chromosome 23, ilPieRapa1.1, whole genome shotgun sequence harbors:
- the LOC110997128 gene encoding importin-5, protein MAGDQAQFYNLLITLLSPDNDVRTQAEEAYNNISTETKVVFLVGAIQNADLAEEARQTAAVLLRRLLSAEFFEFFPKLPFEQQAMLREQLLLTLQMDVSQQLRRKICDVVSELARNHLDDDGVNQWPEFLQFMFNCANAQDSNIKEAGIRMFTSVPGVFGNQQTENLDFIKRMLLSALQPSESEALRMQAVKAVGAFILLHDKEPTIQKYLADLLLPFMQTVVQSIEKADDDAALKVLIELAESTPKFLRPQVEAIFQVCIKLLSDQNNDDNWRQLALEALVTLCETAPAMVRKVVPNAVKVLTPLVLEMMCELDDEPDWSLQDDAADDDNEQNYVAAESALDRICCGLGGKIMLGLIVGQVPEMLNSEDWKRRHAALMAVSSAGEGCHKQMEQMLDQVVSAVLNYLADPHPRVRYAACNAVGQMSTDFAPVFEKKFHDKVVPGLLMVLDDNANPRVQAHAAAALVNFSEDCPKPILTQYLGPLMDKLEAILTAKFKELVEKGTKLVLEQIVTTIASVADTVEKDFVLYYDRLMPCLKYIIANANTEELKLLRGKTIECVSLIGLAVGEEKFMADASEVMDLLLKTHTDGEALPADDPQTSYLISAWSRICKIMGKKFAQYLPMVMEPVMRTAAIKPEVALLDNEDLDTIEGDLDWHFVSLGEQQNFGIKTAGLEDKASACEMLVCYARELKEAFAEYAEHVVNLMVPMLKFYFHENVRMSAAESLPYLLECAKIKGPQYIQGMWAYILPELLKAIDSEPEQEVQIELLNSLAKCIEVLGTGCLSEESMAEVLRILNKLLTEHFERATERRQKRADEDYDEVVEEQLADEDNEDVYGLSRVADVLHALMAAYRDAFYPHLDSLLPHLVQLLAPSRPYADRQWAICIFDDVIEFGGPACVKYQDIFLEPMLNGLREREPEIKQAAAYGCGVLAQFAGPQFAAACARAVPLLAALVAEPDSRSVENINATENAISAVAKIIKYNHSQINRDEIIRHWLTWLPVVEAADEAPHVYGLLCELVSGGHAALHTPDAVPRVIAIIAEAFLTDVVPHDDAVFAQMVALVRQIQSNAEMFNSCLMQLSNDHKEALQLALST, encoded by the exons ATGGCAGGCGATCAGGcgcagttttataatttactaattacattattatcacCAGATAATGACGTACGAACACAAGCAgaa GAAGCctacaataatatatcaacAGAAACGAAGGTAGTATTCTTAGTGGGTGCCATCCAAAATGCAGACCTTGCAGAAGAAGCCCGACAAACAGCAGCTGTATTGCTGCGGAGATTACTTAGTGCAGAGTTCTTTGAGTTCTTCCCCAAATTGCCCTTTGAGCAACAAGCAATGCTTAGGGAACAGTTATTGCTCACTCTACAAATGGATGTTAGTCAGCAGTTGAGACGCAAG atttgTGATGTAGTATCAGAATTAGCCAGGAACCATCTTGATGATGATGGTGTCAACCAGTGGCCAGAGTTTCTTCAGTTTATGTTTAACTGTGCCAATGCACAGGATTCAAACATCAAGGAGGCTGGCATCAGAATGTTTAC ATCTGTGCCTGGAGTTTTTGGCAATCAACAGACAGAAAACCTTGATTTCATCAAGAGGATGCTTCTCTCAGCACTGCAACCGTCAGAATCTGAAGCACTGCGTATGCAAGCCGTGAAGGCAGTGGGTGCCTTCATCTTGCTCCATGACAAGGAACCCACCATTCAGAAATACCTAGCTGATCTACTGCTGCCATTTATGCAG ACTGTGGTGCAATCTATAGAAAAAGCTGATGACGATGCTGCACTCAAAGTTCTTATAGAACTGGCAGAATCTACACCCAAGTTCCTCAGGCCACAGGTTGAGGCTATTTTCCAAGTCTGCATCAAG CTGTTAAGTGACCAAAACAATGACGACAACTGGAGGCAGCTAGCTCTTGAAGCTTTAGTGACGTTGTGTGAGACTGCCCCAGCCATGGTTCGGAAAGTGGTGCCCAATGCTGTCAAGGTGCTAACCCCTCTCGTACTTGAGATGATGTGTGAACTGGATGATGAACCCGACTGGTCTCTTCAAGATGATGCTGCCGATGATGACAATGAGCA GAATTATGTAGCGGCCGAATCTGCGTTGGACCGCATTTGCTGCGGCCTCGGAGGCAAGATCATGCTGGGCCTCATTGTGGGCCAAGTGCCTGAGATGTTGAACTCTGAAGATTGGAAGAGGCGCCATGCAGCCCTGATGGCCGTGTCCTCGGCTGGCGAAGGCTGCCACAAACAGATGGAACAGATGTTGGACCAAGTTGTCTCTGCAGTGCTCAATTATCTGGCGGACCCT CATCCACGTGTGAGATACGCCGCATGTAACGCAGTCGGTCAAATGTCGACTGATTTTGCTCCGGTGTTTGAAAAGAAGTTCCACGACAAAGTTGTTCCCGGTCTACTCATGGTTCTGGATGATAATGCTAACCCACGAGTACAG GCCCATGCCGCAGCTGCATTGGTGAACTTCAGTGAAGACTGTCCAAAACCAATCCTCACCCAATATCTGGGACCTCTGATGGATAAGCTGGAGGCAATTCTTACCGCCAAGTTCAAAGAG TTGGTGGAAAAGGGCACAAAACTGGTATTGGAGCAGATTGTGACCACCATAGCATCGGTTGCTGATACGGTGGAGAAAGACTTTGTGCTCTACTATGACCGTCTCATGCCCTGCCTCAAGTACATCATAGCAAATGCCAATACGGAGGAACTGAAACTGCTGCGAGGCAAGACCATCGAATGCGTCAGTCTTATTG gacTCGCGGTGGGTGAGGAGAAATTCATGGCAGATGCCTCTGAGGTGATGGACCTTCTGCTGAAGACGCACACTGATGGAGAAGCCTTGCCAGCTGACGACCCGCAGACCTCCTATCTCATATCTGCCTGGTCTAGGATCTGCAAAATTATGG GCAAGAAGTTTGCTCAGTACTTACCCATGGTGATGGAACCGGTGATGAGAACTGCAGCGATCAAGCCTGAAGTAGCACTACTTGATAACGAAGACCTGGATACTATTGAAGGGGACCTCGACTGGCATTTTGTCTCACTTGGGGAACAACAGAACTTTGGCATCAAGACTGCAG GCCTGGAAGACAAGGCCTCTGCCTGTGAGATGCTGGTCTGCTACGCGCGCGAGCTGAAGGAAGCCTTCGCCGAGTACGCGGAGCACGTGGTGAATCTGATGGTGCCGATGCTGAAGTTCTACTTCCACGAGAACGTGAGGATGTCGGCCGCGGAATCACTGCCCTATCTGCTCGAGTGCGCCAAAATAAAAGGCCCCCAGTACATACAGGGTATGTGGGCGTACATCTTGCCCGAGCTGCTCAAGGCTATCGACTCGGAGCCCGAGCAGGAGGTGCAAATTGAGCTGCTCAACAGTCTGGCGAAG TGTATCGAGGTGCTGGGTACCGGCTGCCTGTCTGAAGAGTCCATGGCAGAAGTTCTTCGTATTCTGAACAAACTGCTCACGGAGCACTTCGAACGCGCCACCGAAAGACGACAGAAGCGAGCTGATGAGGACTATGATGAG GTAGTAGAAGAGCAATTAGCAGACGAAGACAACGAAGACGTATACGGCTTATCTCGCGTCGCAGACGTGCTCCACGCCCTGATGGCCGCCTACCGAGACGCGTTCTACCCTCACCTGGACTCTCTCTTACCGCACCTGGTGCAGCTGTTGGCACCTTCCCGACCTTACGCCGACCGCCAATGGGCCATATGCATCTTCGACGACGTCATCGAATTCGGTGGACCGGCTTGCGTCAAATACCAGGACATCTTCTTGGAGCCGATGCTCAACGGCCTCAGGGAGAGGGAGCCGGAGATCAAGCAGGCGGCGGCCTACGGCTGCGGGGTTTTGGCGCAGTTTGCGGGGCCACAGTTTGCGGCCGCGTGCGCTCGGGCTGTGCCCCTGTTGGCCGCGCTCGTAGCGGAGCCCGACTCTAGATCCGTAGAAAATATCAACGCAACCGAAAACGCGATATCGGCCGTGGCCAAGATCATCAAGTACAACCATTCGCAAATCAACAGGGACGAGATTATCAGGCATTG gctAACGTGGTTGCCGGTGGTGGAAGCCGCCGACGAAGCGCCTCATGTGTACGGATTGCTGTGTGAGCTGGTGAGCGGCGGACACGCGGCCCTGCACACGCCTGACGCAGTCCCACGCGTCATCGCAATCATAGCGGAGGCCTTCCTGACAGATGTCGTGCCGCACGACGACGCGGTCTTTGCACAGATGGTGGCACTGGTGCGGCAGATACAG AGTAATGCAGAAATGTTCAACTCGTGTCTGATGCAACTGAGCAACGATCACAAGGAAGCTCTTCAACTGGCTCTGTCGACATAG